The following proteins are encoded in a genomic region of Oceanisphaera profunda:
- the gcvH gene encoding glycine cleavage system protein GcvH — MSNLPSELKYAPTHEWVRVEENGEVVIGISEHAQDLLGDMVFVELPEVGRNLDASEECAVVESVKAASDIYAPVSGEVIAINEELEDSPELINSDPYGDGWLFRVKLTDETDLEELLSATDYQSAIDEE; from the coding sequence ATGAGCAATCTCCCCAGTGAACTGAAATATGCCCCTACCCACGAGTGGGTACGAGTAGAAGAAAATGGTGAAGTGGTGATCGGTATTTCTGAGCATGCCCAAGATTTATTGGGTGATATGGTGTTTGTTGAGTTACCTGAAGTAGGGCGCAACTTAGACGCCAGTGAAGAGTGCGCGGTGGTGGAGTCAGTAAAGGCCGCTTCCGATATTTATGCGCCGGTCAGTGGGGAAGTGATTGCCATCAATGAAGAGCTGGAAGACAGTCCAGAGCTGATTAACTCAGACCCTTACGGTGACGGCTGGCTGTTTCGCGTGAAGCTCACTGATGAGACTGACTTAGAAGAGTTACTCAGCGCCACCGATTATCAAAGCGCCATCGACGAAGAATAA
- the gcvT gene encoding glycine cleavage system aminomethyltransferase GcvT → MTQHTALYPQHLAAGAKMVDFHGWEMPIQYASQLEEHHTVRTSAGMFDVSHMTIIDITGHEAKPFLQRLLANDVARMTEPGRAIYSAMLNEQGGVLDDLITYYFADDYYRLIANSATRDQDLAWIKQQAAGFDVAVKARPELAMIAVQGPAAKAQAGQVFNAEQNAAIAGAKPFYGVQSGDLFIATTGYTGEEGYEIIVQDSHAAALWDALLAVGVKPCGLGARDTLRLEAGMNLYGQDMDESVTPLEANMGWTVAWEPVDREFIGRAAITAQKVAAQYPKLVGLMLKEKGVLRTGAAVRFADETGQMQEGVITSGSFSPTLGHSIALARVSGSIGHEAQVEMRNKWQPVVVVKPPFVRLGKAVDTI, encoded by the coding sequence ATGACTCAGCACACAGCTTTGTATCCCCAACATTTGGCCGCCGGTGCCAAAATGGTGGACTTTCACGGTTGGGAAATGCCCATTCAATATGCCTCTCAGCTAGAAGAGCATCATACAGTGCGCACCAGCGCCGGCATGTTTGATGTTTCCCATATGACCATTATTGATATCACTGGCCACGAGGCCAAGCCGTTTTTACAACGACTGTTAGCCAACGATGTGGCGCGCATGACTGAGCCAGGCCGCGCGATCTACAGTGCTATGTTAAATGAACAGGGCGGTGTGCTTGACGACCTGATCACCTATTATTTTGCCGACGATTATTATCGTTTGATCGCAAACTCTGCCACTCGCGACCAAGACTTAGCTTGGATTAAACAACAAGCAGCAGGCTTTGACGTCGCGGTGAAAGCGCGCCCCGAGCTAGCCATGATAGCCGTGCAAGGGCCAGCGGCTAAGGCTCAAGCTGGTCAGGTATTTAACGCAGAACAAAACGCCGCTATTGCAGGGGCAAAGCCTTTTTATGGCGTACAAAGTGGTGACTTATTTATTGCCACCACCGGCTATACAGGTGAAGAAGGCTATGAAATTATTGTGCAGGATAGCCACGCCGCCGCGCTCTGGGATGCCTTGTTAGCGGTGGGCGTTAAACCTTGTGGCTTAGGGGCGCGAGATACGCTGCGCTTAGAAGCGGGCATGAACTTATATGGTCAAGATATGGACGAGTCTGTCACACCACTGGAAGCCAACATGGGCTGGACAGTGGCGTGGGAGCCAGTGGATCGTGAATTTATTGGCCGTGCCGCCATTACGGCGCAAAAAGTCGCCGCCCAGTATCCTAAGTTAGTGGGGCTGATGTTAAAAGAAAAGGGCGTATTGCGCACCGGTGCTGCGGTGCGTTTTGCAGATGAGACAGGGCAAATGCAAGAGGGCGTTATTACCTCCGGCAGTTTTTCTCCTACACTGGGCCACAGCATTGCGCTGGCGCGAGTCTCGGGATCCATTGGCCATGAAGCGCAAGTTGAAATGCGTAACAAATGGCAGCCGGTGGTAGTGGTCAAGCCGCCTTTTGTGCGGTTGGGTAAAGCGGTGGATACTATTTAG